From one Bacillus sp. FJAT-42376 genomic stretch:
- a CDS encoding redoxin domain-containing protein: MPAFQLNQKAPDFSLPAVSGDTFSFEKHQKEHKSLHLVVFFRGSWCPVCISDLTSLQESKSYFEDKNVHMIAISTDKLDALKKMSEEHDFTFPVLADEKLEALEAYDVFYHGEDAPYEDHGVHGEPAYFLIDEEGKVLYQQRQTSPFGRPSVTELRKIVQYVTKNKK, translated from the coding sequence ATGCCTGCATTTCAATTAAATCAAAAAGCGCCTGATTTCTCGCTGCCTGCTGTATCCGGAGATACTTTTTCCTTTGAAAAGCATCAGAAGGAGCATAAGAGCCTTCATCTTGTAGTCTTTTTCAGAGGATCCTGGTGCCCGGTTTGCATCAGTGATTTGACAAGCCTGCAGGAAAGCAAATCTTATTTTGAAGACAAAAATGTCCATATGATCGCCATCTCAACCGATAAGCTTGATGCCTTAAAAAAGATGTCCGAAGAGCATGACTTTACTTTTCCGGTCTTAGCGGATGAAAAGCTGGAAGCGCTGGAAGCGTACGACGTCTTCTATCACGGCGAAGATGCGCCCTATGAAGATCACGGTGTACATGGGGAACCCGCTTATTTTCTGATTGATGAAGAAGGAAAAGTTCTTTACCAGCAAAGACAAACCAGTCCATTCGGTCGTCCTTCGGTTACGGAGCTTCGAAAAATCGTGCAGTACGTTACAAAAAATAAGAAATAA
- a CDS encoding fatty acid desaturase, with product MTKQKQVMLKKNMAPFEKSSVKSSVRQLINTFPPFFLLWFAAYQSLSLSYWLTLALSIIASGFVIRIFIIFHDCCHQSFLKTRKGNDILGIISGVITLFPYEKWKRAHSIHHATSSNLNKRGTGDIWVLTVDEYVSSSFWRKVGYQLYRNPFIMFGLGPIYLFLISNRFNRKGARKKERLNTYLINMLIAGTYALLCWAIGWQAFLLVQLPIVFVSGALGIWLFYVQHQFEDSYYENEEEWDYVKAAVDGSSYYKLPKVLQWVTGNIGFHHVHHLSPRVPNYNLEKAHRLTPPLHKATTITLLSSLKSLRFHLWDQKNKTFVRFKDIKHLMRKPNSEM from the coding sequence ATGACAAAACAAAAACAAGTAATGCTTAAAAAGAACATGGCCCCATTTGAAAAATCCAGCGTGAAATCAAGCGTCCGACAGCTGATTAATACATTTCCGCCATTTTTTCTCCTTTGGTTTGCTGCCTATCAGTCTCTTTCCTTATCTTACTGGCTGACTCTCGCTCTCTCCATTATCGCTTCAGGTTTTGTTATCCGGATTTTTATTATTTTCCATGACTGCTGCCACCAGTCTTTTCTCAAAACGCGCAAAGGCAACGACATTCTCGGCATCATCAGCGGAGTGATTACCCTTTTTCCTTATGAAAAATGGAAAAGAGCCCATTCCATACACCATGCAACAAGCAGCAACTTAAATAAGCGCGGAACAGGCGATATTTGGGTTCTCACGGTCGACGAATACGTTTCCTCCTCATTTTGGAGAAAAGTAGGCTATCAGCTTTACCGAAATCCGTTTATTATGTTCGGACTCGGTCCCATTTATCTTTTTTTGATTTCAAACCGGTTTAACCGGAAAGGGGCAAGGAAAAAAGAACGCCTCAACACGTATTTGATTAACATGCTGATTGCCGGAACTTACGCTCTATTATGCTGGGCGATTGGCTGGCAGGCCTTCCTGCTGGTGCAGCTTCCGATTGTATTTGTATCCGGAGCACTCGGGATCTGGCTGTTTTATGTACAGCATCAATTTGAAGATTCCTATTATGAAAATGAAGAAGAATGGGATTACGTGAAAGCCGCAGTCGACGGCAGTTCCTATTACAAACTTCCAAAAGTTCTTCAATGGGTGACCGGCAATATCGGATTTCACCATGTTCACCATTTAAGCCCGAGAGTCCCGAACTACAACCTGGAAAAAGCACACCGTTTAACGCCTCCATTGCACAAGGCGACAACGATTACTCTGCTGTCCAGCCTCAAGTCTCTTCGTTTTCACCTGTGGGATCAGAAGAATAAAACCTTTGTCCGGTTTAAGGACATCAAGCATTTAATGCGCAAACCGAATTCTGAGATGTAG
- a CDS encoding SDR family oxidoreductase, with protein sequence MDLNLKGKLAVVTGSTGGIGKETAKSFLQEGAKVIINGRTEEKVQKVADELSAFGTVYGVAADLSKLEGSNDFISKVNEIGPVDILVNNLAFFEVKSFEEVTDEEWEDYFQTNIMSAVRLSRKFLPDMLKRNSGRLLNLASEAGVKPLPQMIPYSVTKTALISLSRGLAELTKGTNVTVNSVLPGPTWTEGVENFMKGAAESEGKDLEPFTKDYFKENEPTSLIQRFATVEEVASTILFLASDKASAINGSAQRVEGGIIRSL encoded by the coding sequence TTGGATTTAAATTTAAAAGGTAAATTAGCTGTTGTAACTGGTTCAACAGGGGGAATAGGTAAAGAAACGGCAAAAAGCTTTCTTCAGGAAGGTGCCAAAGTTATTATTAACGGAAGAACGGAAGAAAAAGTGCAAAAAGTTGCGGACGAGCTCTCCGCATTTGGAACGGTATATGGAGTGGCAGCGGATCTCTCAAAGCTTGAGGGAAGCAATGATTTCATTTCAAAAGTAAATGAAATTGGACCGGTGGATATCCTGGTCAACAATCTTGCCTTTTTCGAAGTGAAATCATTTGAAGAGGTAACGGATGAAGAATGGGAAGATTATTTTCAAACAAATATCATGAGCGCTGTAAGACTCTCTCGCAAATTTTTGCCGGATATGCTGAAACGGAACAGCGGCCGCCTTCTTAACCTGGCAAGTGAGGCAGGAGTAAAGCCTTTGCCGCAGATGATTCCGTATTCTGTAACCAAAACAGCCCTCATCTCTCTTTCAAGAGGACTGGCGGAATTGACAAAGGGAACGAATGTTACGGTAAATTCCGTCCTTCCGGGGCCGACCTGGACAGAAGGAGTCGAAAACTTTATGAAAGGTGCAGCCGAATCGGAGGGAAAAGATCTCGAGCCATTTACAAAGGATTACTTTAAAGAAAATGAGCCCACATCCTTGATTCAGCGTTTCGCAACCGTTGAAGAAGTAGCAAGTACCATATTGTTTCTGGCATCGGATAAAGCTTCAGCTATTAACGGCTCTGCCCAGCGGGTTGAGGGAGGCATTATCCGTTCTTTATAA
- the hxlA gene encoding 3-hexulose-6-phosphate synthase: MELQLALDLVNIPEAIELVKEVEDHIDIVEIGTPVVINEGLKAVKEMKEAFPNLKVLADLKIMDAAGYEVMKASEAGADIITILGAAEDMSIKGAVEEAKKQNKKILVDMIAVKDIETRAKELDAIGVDYICVHTGYDLQAVGQNSFEDLKAIKRVVKNAKTAVAGGIKMDTLPEVIKANPDLVIVGGGITGQDDKKATAAEMQKLIKQG, translated from the coding sequence ATGGAATTGCAGCTTGCATTAGACCTCGTGAACATTCCAGAGGCAATTGAATTGGTTAAAGAAGTGGAAGACCATATTGATATCGTTGAAATTGGTACTCCCGTTGTGATAAATGAAGGACTGAAAGCCGTAAAAGAAATGAAAGAAGCATTCCCTAACCTGAAGGTTTTAGCTGACCTTAAAATTATGGATGCAGCAGGCTATGAAGTCATGAAAGCTTCAGAAGCGGGTGCAGACATTATCACCATTCTTGGGGCAGCTGAAGATATGTCTATAAAAGGCGCTGTTGAAGAAGCAAAAAAACAAAACAAGAAAATTCTTGTAGATATGATTGCCGTCAAAGACATCGAAACACGCGCAAAAGAGCTGGACGCAATTGGCGTTGATTACATTTGCGTTCATACTGGATATGACCTTCAGGCAGTCGGCCAAAACTCCTTTGAAGACCTTAAGGCCATTAAACGTGTCGTCAAAAATGCGAAAACAGCCGTTGCCGGCGGAATTAAAATGGATACATTGCCAGAAGTGATCAAAGCCAACCCGGATTTAGTCATTGTAGGAGGCGGCATCACTGGTCAAGATGATAAAAAAGCAACAGCCGCTGAAATGCAGAAATTGATAAAGCAGGGATAA
- a CDS encoding iron-sulfur cluster biosynthesis family protein yields MIKLTERAKQKLSESPEGTVFSIPFDPGSCDIVNNVYEIKGMKDRELEGREKKISAEGYDFIVDKDFEKGFDHELEIDFSNNHFVLRNKNQIFNSRVRLTVDQ; encoded by the coding sequence ATGATTAAGCTGACCGAACGTGCAAAACAAAAACTTAGTGAGTCACCTGAGGGTACTGTTTTCTCCATTCCTTTTGATCCGGGAAGCTGTGACATTGTAAACAATGTTTATGAAATCAAAGGAATGAAGGATCGGGAACTGGAAGGGCGCGAGAAGAAAATATCTGCAGAAGGATACGATTTTATTGTCGATAAGGATTTTGAAAAAGGCTTTGATCACGAGCTGGAAATCGACTTCTCCAATAACCACTTTGTCCTTCGCAATAAGAATCAGATCTTTAACAGCCGGGTAAGATTAACCGTTGATCAGTAA
- a CDS encoding nucleoside transporter C-terminal domain-containing protein produces MYFLINLLGIFVVIGLVFACSPQKREVKWKSIGILFAAELLITWFMLGTEIGGKAISTFASFFTWLIACANEGISFVFPSVMANETVDFFFSALLPIIVIVTFFDILSYFGILTWIIDKVGWVISKISGLPKLESFFSIQMMFLGNTEALAVIRQQLVVLKENRLLTFGIMSMSSISGSIIGAYLTMVPAEYVFSAIPLNCLNALLLASILNPVAVPKEEDIVYVPPKSEKKDFFSTISNSMMVGMNMVIVILAMVIGYVALTAVLNGILGFFIEGLTIQKIFSILFSPFAFLLGLSGKDTMYVAQLMGIKMATNEFVAMLDLKKNLASLNPHTIAVATTFLTSFANFSTVGMIYGTFSSVLGDEKSSMIGKNVWKLLVSGMAVSLLSAMIVGLYVW; encoded by the coding sequence ATGTATTTTTTAATTAACCTGCTCGGCATTTTTGTAGTGATTGGACTTGTCTTTGCCTGCTCTCCCCAAAAAAGAGAGGTTAAATGGAAGTCTATCGGAATTTTGTTTGCTGCTGAATTGCTTATCACTTGGTTCATGCTTGGAACCGAGATTGGCGGTAAGGCAATCAGCACGTTTGCTTCGTTTTTCACGTGGCTGATCGCATGCGCCAATGAAGGGATTTCGTTTGTTTTTCCATCTGTCATGGCGAATGAAACCGTAGATTTCTTTTTTAGTGCACTCCTTCCTATTATCGTGATTGTCACTTTTTTTGATATTCTATCTTATTTCGGCATTTTAACCTGGATTATCGACAAGGTAGGCTGGGTGATTTCAAAAATCTCCGGACTGCCGAAGCTTGAGAGCTTTTTTTCCATTCAAATGATGTTCCTCGGAAATACAGAAGCGCTTGCGGTGATTCGCCAGCAATTGGTCGTTTTAAAAGAAAACCGGCTTTTGACATTCGGAATCATGAGCATGAGCAGCATCAGCGGATCCATTATTGGGGCATATCTCACGATGGTTCCGGCTGAATATGTGTTCAGTGCGATTCCATTGAACTGTTTAAATGCTTTGCTTCTGGCGAGTATACTGAACCCTGTAGCTGTTCCGAAAGAAGAGGACATTGTGTATGTTCCACCAAAAAGTGAAAAGAAGGATTTCTTCTCAACCATTTCAAACAGTATGATGGTCGGGATGAACATGGTCATCGTTATTCTTGCCATGGTAATCGGGTATGTCGCCCTGACTGCCGTATTGAATGGAATCCTCGGATTCTTTATTGAGGGGTTAACGATTCAAAAAATCTTCTCCATTCTCTTCAGTCCATTTGCGTTCCTTCTCGGACTTTCGGGGAAAGATACGATGTATGTGGCCCAGCTCATGGGAATTAAAATGGCTACAAACGAATTTGTCGCCATGCTTGATCTGAAAAAAAATCTTGCTTCACTCAATCCTCATACGATTGCTGTCGCGACAACATTCTTGACTTCATTTGCCAACTTCAGCACAGTCGGCATGATTTACGGGACATTCAGTTCAGTGCTGGGAGACGAAAAATCATCCATGATCGGAAAAAACGTCTGGAAGCTTCTTGTCAGCGGGATGGCTGTTTCCCTGCTGAGTGCGATGATTGTCGGTTTGTATGTCTGGTAA
- a CDS encoding type 1 glutamine amidotransferase, translated as MRIHYLQHVPYEGLGFIQDWIDENRCLLTKTAMYKTDVRFPKTEEFDLLIVLGGPMNIDQTDEYPWLLKEKEFISGAIQSGKKVLGICMGSQLTASALGGRVSRNEFEEVGWHEVKMRDSRIPGLPASFQAMQWHGDSFSIPEGAVWLAESEACSNQAFLFGDKVIGLQFHLEFTEEIVSKVAESETPAKGRYVQSWDEIAEGRHHFQQSKSLIKCFLNYMMDN; from the coding sequence TTGAGAATTCATTATTTGCAGCATGTGCCCTATGAGGGGCTTGGATTCATACAGGACTGGATAGATGAAAACCGCTGCCTGCTGACGAAAACGGCGATGTATAAAACAGATGTGCGTTTCCCTAAAACAGAGGAGTTTGATTTGCTTATCGTACTTGGCGGTCCGATGAATATTGATCAAACAGACGAATATCCGTGGCTTCTCAAGGAAAAAGAATTTATTTCAGGAGCCATCCAATCAGGGAAAAAGGTGCTCGGAATCTGCATGGGATCCCAATTAACCGCGAGCGCTTTAGGCGGAAGAGTAAGCCGAAACGAATTTGAAGAGGTAGGCTGGCACGAGGTGAAAATGAGAGATTCCCGGATTCCGGGGCTGCCTGCGAGTTTTCAAGCAATGCAGTGGCATGGAGATTCCTTTTCCATTCCGGAAGGAGCGGTGTGGCTGGCCGAGAGCGAAGCATGCAGCAACCAAGCCTTTCTTTTTGGTGACAAGGTTATTGGACTCCAGTTTCATCTGGAATTCACAGAGGAAATCGTCTCAAAAGTTGCCGAGAGCGAAACGCCTGCTAAAGGCCGGTATGTTCAGAGCTGGGATGAAATTGCGGAAGGAAGGCACCATTTTCAGCAATCAAAATCCTTAATAAAGTGCTTTTTGAATTACATGATGGACAACTAG
- a CDS encoding DUF2071 domain-containing protein: MKKWIMKQTWKNLLFVHWPVEAEWLEEMLPDPLKADLFKGEAWIGLVPFEMHDIRFKGLPSVPMFSSLIELNVRTYVTYKGRPGVYFFSLDASHPAGVWMARTFFHLPYFRAKMSADPIHSGTHLVSKRTHKGEPSAQLDMTYKPGEHVIKPSPLEQWLTERYCLYTVGKNQLLRGDLTHSPWSFSRGTCDIMMDSLTPPYNRKDWTDLHILHSMEVKTEFYPFVKLL; this comes from the coding sequence ATGAAGAAGTGGATCATGAAGCAAACATGGAAAAATCTTTTATTTGTTCATTGGCCTGTGGAAGCGGAGTGGCTGGAGGAAATGCTTCCTGACCCGTTAAAGGCCGATCTTTTCAAAGGAGAGGCATGGATCGGACTCGTTCCATTCGAAATGCACGATATCCGGTTTAAAGGGCTGCCATCTGTACCGATGTTTTCAAGCCTTATAGAGCTCAATGTAAGAACATATGTAACATATAAGGGAAGGCCAGGCGTCTATTTCTTCAGCCTGGATGCGAGTCATCCGGCCGGCGTCTGGATGGCAAGGACATTCTTTCATTTACCTTATTTCCGGGCAAAAATGAGTGCAGATCCCATACATAGCGGGACACATTTAGTTTCAAAGAGAACGCATAAAGGAGAACCTTCCGCTCAGCTCGATATGACGTACAAGCCGGGTGAACATGTGATTAAACCCTCTCCGCTCGAGCAGTGGCTGACAGAACGCTATTGTCTTTATACGGTTGGGAAAAATCAGCTGCTTCGCGGAGACCTGACTCATTCTCCCTGGAGTTTCAGCCGGGGCACATGCGATATTATGATGGACAGCCTAACCCCGCCATATAACAGAAAGGATTGGACTGATTTACATATTCTTCATTCAATGGAAGTAAAAACAGAATTTTATCCTTTTGTTAAACTTTTGTAG
- a CDS encoding sterol desaturase family protein → MKSKGLYRDFFLHFDILVMGLIFISLGASVFIIHPSWLNAGFFCAGLIVFIFSEYVTHRFLFHLKPPKNRLFLQFLKRLHYDHHKYPNDLKLLFLPVWYSIPNFIILAVIFYSFTANLLSTAAFGMGLIFMLLTYEWKHYVAHRPIKPLFGFGKWMKKTHQLHHFKNENYWYGVSNPIGDVLFGTLKDEKKVEMSQTAKDLEKRKG, encoded by the coding sequence ATGAAAAGCAAAGGATTGTATCGTGATTTTTTCCTTCATTTTGATATTTTAGTAATGGGACTGATCTTTATTTCACTGGGAGCCTCTGTCTTCATTATCCATCCTTCCTGGCTGAATGCAGGCTTCTTCTGTGCCGGATTAATTGTGTTTATTTTCAGCGAGTATGTAACGCACCGGTTTCTTTTTCACCTTAAGCCGCCGAAAAACCGTTTGTTTCTCCAGTTTTTAAAGCGTTTACATTATGATCACCACAAATATCCGAATGATTTAAAGCTGCTGTTTTTGCCAGTGTGGTACAGTATTCCGAATTTTATCATTTTGGCGGTCATTTTTTATTCTTTCACAGCGAACTTACTAAGTACAGCGGCATTCGGGATGGGTCTGATTTTCATGCTGCTCACCTACGAGTGGAAGCACTATGTTGCCCACCGGCCAATCAAGCCGCTTTTTGGATTTGGAAAATGGATGAAAAAAACCCATCAGCTCCATCATTTTAAAAATGAAAACTACTGGTATGGCGTCTCCAACCCAATTGGAGATGTTCTGTTTGGAACATTAAAGGATGAAAAAAAGGTAGAGATGAGCCAAACTGCGAAGGATTTAGAGAAGCGGAAAGGATGA
- the hxlB gene encoding 6-phospho-3-hexuloisomerase — protein MQTAEFFRTILNELDAAADALNEKEASVLVEKILESNKIFVAGAGRSGLMAKAFVMRMMHMGLDAYAVGETTTPQFEENDLIIIASGSGETKSLVSMAEKARSIGGSIACVTISPQSTLGNMADFTVKLPGAPKDQSGERKETIQPMGSLFEQTLLLFFDAVILKFMEKKGLDSKTMYGKHANLE, from the coding sequence ATGCAGACCGCAGAATTCTTCCGCACCATTCTCAATGAATTGGATGCTGCAGCAGATGCACTGAACGAAAAGGAAGCATCCGTGCTTGTCGAAAAAATATTGGAATCAAATAAAATTTTTGTTGCAGGCGCGGGCCGCTCCGGGTTAATGGCCAAAGCCTTTGTCATGAGAATGATGCATATGGGACTCGATGCTTACGCCGTTGGGGAAACGACGACTCCCCAATTTGAAGAGAACGATCTGATCATCATTGCATCCGGATCAGGAGAAACAAAAAGTCTTGTTTCAATGGCGGAAAAGGCGCGTTCTATCGGAGGCAGCATAGCCTGCGTCACCATTTCCCCTCAGTCCACTCTTGGCAATATGGCGGATTTCACCGTAAAACTGCCTGGAGCACCCAAGGACCAATCCGGGGAACGAAAAGAAACAATCCAGCCAATGGGTTCACTTTTTGAACAAACCCTCCTCCTTTTTTTCGATGCCGTGATCCTGAAGTTCATGGAAAAAAAAGGACTCGATTCGAAAACGATGTATGGAAAGCATGCAAATTTGGAATAA
- a CDS encoding winged helix-turn-helix transcriptional regulator — protein sequence MTRMKDKLFNCEKELTLSVIGGKWKMLILWHLGKEGTKRFGELKSLMPGITQRMLVNQLRELEEDRIVHREVYPVVPPKVEYSLTVQGESLMPILEAMYDWGKNYMVELEANPPENAAQK from the coding sequence ATGACCCGGATGAAAGACAAGCTTTTTAATTGTGAAAAAGAATTAACTCTTTCTGTCATCGGCGGAAAGTGGAAAATGCTGATTCTTTGGCATTTGGGAAAAGAAGGAACGAAGCGTTTTGGGGAATTGAAATCGCTTATGCCTGGCATTACACAGAGGATGCTTGTGAACCAGCTTCGTGAATTGGAGGAAGACCGGATTGTTCACAGGGAAGTGTACCCTGTCGTTCCGCCAAAAGTAGAATATTCCCTCACGGTTCAAGGTGAAAGTCTGATGCCGATTCTAGAAGCGATGTATGACTGGGGCAAAAATTATATGGTTGAATTAGAAGCGAATCCGCCTGAAAACGCGGCTCAAAAATAA
- a CDS encoding DNA/RNA non-specific endonuclease, whose product MTIIRVKEPQKQWNQETSAHQEQQAMKRYEHRSNEREKLAKKLETKNPLEVDTPERAAYRQALVNPRDGLALERIVGENNLFPISYLESGIQASKSVCRIEVRDRIGRVLGHGTGFLVSPSLLLTNHHVLADEDAALNSLAQFNYELDLQLREKQIKSFRLIPEKLFITNEEMDFTLTAVEEISADGSPLSDFGFLPLHAQSGKGLVGEYVSIIQHPSGAPKSLAIRDNKITDVFDDFIHYSTDTQEGSSGSPVLNDEWVIVALHHAGVPDPENPEQYTANEGIRISSIVKFLSAHKASLKEHQKELLSKILGDQKPDQEQHHPIKVKKLKPSRYEKATGYDSKFLGSKHTVSLPQLSKEQEDDTAPVKSGGNVLDYTHFSLVMSKKRRIAYYTVVNIDGKQLKEIERDKDSWYYDPRIDEKYQAGEELYSKNDLDRGHLVRRRDPVWGPDAKKANDDTFHFTNCSPQHKNLNQKTWLELENYILDNAENHQFKATIFTGPVFRDDDLVYRDIQIPAEFWKVAVMVKEDGTLSATAYLQSQKNLIGDLEFAYGDYKTYQVPLSKIESLTGLQFKDLKKSDPIEKLESAVGRIIEGPKDIKI is encoded by the coding sequence ATGACGATTATTCGTGTGAAAGAGCCGCAGAAGCAGTGGAATCAAGAAACTTCAGCCCATCAGGAACAGCAGGCGATGAAAAGGTATGAGCATCGTTCCAATGAACGTGAAAAACTGGCAAAGAAGCTTGAGACAAAGAATCCTCTTGAAGTCGATACACCCGAGAGAGCCGCTTATCGGCAGGCACTCGTCAATCCGCGGGATGGCTTGGCACTCGAACGAATTGTCGGTGAGAACAACCTTTTTCCTATTTCCTATCTGGAATCCGGAATTCAAGCTTCAAAATCTGTGTGCAGGATTGAAGTGAGAGACCGGATTGGCAGAGTGCTTGGACACGGCACAGGTTTTCTTGTATCCCCTTCCCTTCTGCTTACGAATCATCACGTCTTGGCTGACGAGGATGCTGCTTTAAACAGTCTGGCTCAATTCAACTATGAGTTGGATCTTCAGCTAAGAGAAAAGCAAATCAAAAGTTTCCGCTTGATTCCTGAAAAATTGTTTATTACGAATGAAGAAATGGATTTTACCCTGACAGCTGTCGAGGAAATCTCAGCCGATGGTTCACCGTTAAGTGATTTTGGCTTCCTTCCGCTCCATGCCCAGTCCGGCAAAGGGCTGGTCGGAGAATATGTTTCCATTATTCAGCATCCTTCCGGGGCACCTAAATCATTAGCCATACGCGATAATAAGATCACAGATGTTTTTGATGATTTTATTCATTATTCGACCGATACACAGGAAGGCTCTTCCGGCTCACCCGTTTTAAATGATGAATGGGTTATAGTGGCTTTGCACCATGCAGGCGTGCCGGATCCTGAAAATCCTGAGCAATACACGGCAAATGAAGGGATTCGAATCAGCAGCATCGTTAAATTTCTTTCAGCGCACAAAGCCTCTCTTAAAGAGCATCAAAAGGAGCTGCTCTCCAAAATCCTTGGAGATCAAAAGCCGGACCAAGAGCAGCATCATCCGATAAAAGTGAAAAAACTAAAGCCTTCCCGATATGAAAAAGCCACTGGATATGACAGCAAATTCCTCGGGAGCAAGCATACCGTATCGCTGCCTCAGCTCTCGAAGGAGCAGGAAGATGATACCGCTCCAGTAAAATCCGGCGGGAACGTGCTTGATTACACGCATTTTTCCCTCGTTATGAGTAAAAAGCGAAGAATTGCCTACTATACAGTAGTCAATATAGATGGAAAACAATTAAAGGAGATTGAACGGGACAAAGATTCCTGGTACTACGATCCCCGCATTGATGAAAAATATCAGGCGGGTGAGGAATTGTACAGCAAAAATGATTTAGACCGCGGTCATCTTGTACGAAGAAGAGACCCGGTATGGGGACCAGATGCAAAGAAAGCAAACGATGATACGTTCCATTTTACAAACTGCTCTCCTCAGCATAAAAACTTGAACCAGAAAACGTGGCTTGAGCTTGAAAATTACATCCTCGATAATGCCGAAAACCATCAGTTTAAAGCCACGATTTTTACGGGGCCGGTTTTCAGAGATGATGATCTTGTGTACCGTGATATTCAAATTCCGGCGGAGTTTTGGAAAGTGGCGGTCATGGTAAAAGAAGACGGCACCCTCTCCGCGACCGCGTACCTTCAGTCACAGAAGAATTTAATCGGAGACTTAGAATTTGCATACGGAGATTACAAAACATATCAGGTTCCGTTATCGAAAATCGAATCGTTAACAGGCCTTCAGTTTAAGGATCTTAAAAAGAGCGATCCGATTGAAAAGCTTGAATCGGCTGTCGGCCGGATTATTGAAGGACCCAAGGATATTAAAATTTAA
- a CDS encoding GntR family transcriptional regulator, with product MRNVERASDLVEKALVQSILEQKLLPHTTLKPERELASIYKVGRPAVREAIQRMVRDGWLSLRKGMPPAVNDVWQQGNLMTIASLLNSYENIPREWISYMLELRISLTPSYIRDAVETNRAKAAALLLQANDLKPDAADFARFDWELQRGMAALSSNPLYLLIINSFTDFYITMAVQYFEEQSHRMASRTYYAGLLEAVLAGRSKEAEAITRKMMQDSLKLWRNKNEELNT from the coding sequence ATGAGGAATGTGGAAAGGGCATCGGATCTTGTTGAAAAAGCACTGGTTCAATCCATTCTGGAACAAAAGCTTTTGCCTCATACCACTTTGAAGCCAGAGCGGGAGCTTGCTTCCATTTACAAGGTTGGCAGACCGGCTGTCAGGGAAGCGATTCAAAGAATGGTGCGTGATGGATGGTTATCTTTGAGAAAAGGAATGCCGCCGGCAGTCAATGATGTGTGGCAGCAGGGGAATCTGATGACCATTGCCAGCCTGCTCAATTCCTATGAGAACATTCCGAGGGAATGGATCAGTTATATGCTGGAGCTGCGGATTTCGCTCACTCCTTCCTATATTCGGGATGCCGTTGAAACGAACCGGGCAAAGGCGGCCGCATTATTGCTCCAGGCGAATGACCTTAAACCGGATGCAGCAGATTTTGCAAGATTTGATTGGGAGCTGCAGCGCGGAATGGCCGCACTATCTTCCAATCCTTTGTATTTACTTATTATTAATAGTTTTACAGATTTTTATATAACAATGGCTGTGCAATATTTTGAGGAGCAGAGTCATCGAATGGCATCCAGAACGTATTACGCGGGTTTGCTGGAAGCTGTACTTGCTGGACGTTCAAAGGAAGCGGAGGCCATCACTAGGAAGATGATGCAGGATAGCCTTAAGTTATGGCGAAATAAGAATGAGGAGCTGAATACATGA